A region from the Brachyspira hampsonii genome encodes:
- a CDS encoding MFS transporter, producing MSVLESSISEVKKEENKLLAIIALVLLSFALGTSEFIVIGVLTEIAECFNITEVKAGGLVSMFALAYSVCTPFSAAIAGKFNRFNFIIFAGILFIVGNFLCSLASNYIFLLIVRMFIAVISGALISVSISFTPYISSKDKRPMAVAWIYSGFSIASIFGVPIGTSISYYFGWRASFIFISAFSAVMLILMFITLPKNTPTHKVKLLGQFILFRDSRFLLSTFTILFGAASSYVLYTYLKPIFLDYIHIPNKYISAALLVFGVTVLFSNLLSGKLAEHNGVYRLRYVFIMQFLCMIVLPFALLNAVSSSIVILIIGFLMYLMNSPVQLNVLDFTEKDYPSCITLASSNNSFSFNFGIALGSFLGSSIFDNFGIRWVGFGGAVLSVLAFICVVMLYNKNRYGDNV from the coding sequence ATGTCAGTGTTAGAAAGCAGTATATCAGAAGTAAAAAAAGAGGAAAATAAACTATTGGCTATAATAGCTTTGGTGCTTTTAAGTTTTGCCTTAGGTACAAGCGAGTTTATAGTTATAGGAGTATTAACAGAAATAGCTGAATGTTTTAATATTACAGAAGTCAAAGCAGGAGGTCTTGTTTCAATGTTTGCTTTGGCTTATTCAGTATGTACTCCTTTTTCTGCAGCTATAGCAGGTAAGTTTAACAGATTTAATTTTATAATATTTGCCGGCATACTATTTATAGTAGGGAATTTCTTATGCTCATTGGCTTCAAATTATATATTTTTACTTATCGTTAGAATGTTTATAGCTGTAATTTCAGGGGCATTAATATCAGTTTCGATATCATTTACCCCCTATATATCATCTAAGGATAAAAGACCTATGGCAGTGGCTTGGATTTATTCAGGATTTAGTATAGCCTCTATTTTTGGTGTACCTATAGGCACTAGTATAAGTTATTATTTCGGATGGAGAGCTTCTTTTATATTTATATCTGCTTTCAGTGCTGTTATGCTTATTTTAATGTTTATTACTCTTCCTAAAAATACACCTACTCATAAAGTAAAATTATTAGGACAGTTTATATTATTTAGAGACTCTAGATTTTTATTAAGTACTTTTACAATACTTTTCGGTGCTGCTTCTTCTTATGTGCTTTATACATATTTAAAGCCTATTTTTCTTGATTATATTCATATACCTAATAAATATATAAGTGCTGCATTATTAGTATTCGGAGTTACAGTTCTTTTCAGCAATCTTCTTTCAGGAAAATTAGCTGAACATAATGGAGTATATAGATTAAGATATGTATTTATAATGCAGTTTTTATGTATGATAGTTTTGCCTTTTGCCCTTCTTAATGCTGTAAGTTCTTCTATTGTCATATTAATAATAGGTTTTTTAATGTACTTAATGAATTCTCCTGTCCAGCTTAATGTACTAGATTTCACAGAAAAAGATTATCCTTCCTGTATTACTTTAGCTTCATCAAATAATTCCTTTTCTTTTAACTTCGGTATAGCTTTAGGTTCTTTTTTAGGAAGCAGTATATTTGATAATTTTGGAATAAGATGGGTTGGATTTGGAGGGGCTGTATTATCAGTTCTTGCTTTTATTTGTGTGGTTATGCTTTATAATAAAAACAGATACGGGGATAATGTATAA
- a CDS encoding rubrerythrin family protein, with the protein MDLKKSKTAENLKTAFIGEAMARCKYMYYAEKAREDGMENLALAYEKASRNEQEHGKLWFERYHGILSKDENLKDAIAGETYESTDMYLKFAETAREEGFNDIAILFEHVGKIEEEHKKMFEKYLGNNEDSIKKWQCGKCGYVHNEASAPKRCPVCEQYRVGGIN; encoded by the coding sequence ATGGATTTAAAAAAATCAAAAACAGCTGAGAATTTAAAAACTGCTTTTATAGGAGAAGCGATGGCAAGGTGCAAATACATGTACTATGCCGAAAAAGCTAGGGAAGATGGAATGGAGAATTTGGCATTAGCTTATGAGAAAGCCTCCAGAAATGAGCAGGAACATGGTAAGTTATGGTTTGAACGCTATCATGGAATACTTTCAAAAGATGAAAATTTAAAAGATGCTATAGCAGGGGAGACTTACGAATCTACAGATATGTATTTAAAATTTGCAGAAACTGCAAGGGAGGAAGGTTTTAATGATATAGCTATACTTTTTGAGCATGTTGGAAAAATAGAAGAAGAGCATAAAAAGATGTTTGAGAAATATTTGGGAAATAATGAAGATAGTATAAAAAAATGGCAATGCGGTAAATGCGGCTATGTACATAATGAGGCTTCTGCCCCAAAGAGATGTCCAGTATGCGAGCAGTATAGGGTAGGCGGCATAAACTAA
- a CDS encoding MIP/aquaporin family protein, protein MYSKKAEFLAELIGSMILILFGCGVVAAVNIGNNGAAINIHIAWGLAVTFGIYASGKISGAHLNPAVTLALATTGRFQWSKVWYYVIAQMIGCFIGAAIVFAVYYGKWIEVDPTFSSTTGVFATFPAVPGFWPGFIDQVVGTFLLVFLILATGDANNTPAGSNLGPIVVGLIIVAIGMSFGFMHGYAINPARDLAPRLFAVVAGFKNNGLTDGSNIWIVPVVGPIVGGVLGAIIYDFTVGKVFAKK, encoded by the coding sequence ATGTATAGTAAGAAAGCAGAATTTTTAGCTGAATTGATTGGGTCTATGATTTTAATTTTATTCGGATGCGGTGTAGTTGCGGCAGTTAATATAGGTAATAATGGGGCAGCTATTAATATACACATAGCTTGGGGACTAGCTGTTACTTTTGGTATATATGCATCCGGAAAGATAAGCGGGGCTCATCTTAATCCTGCTGTTACTTTAGCATTAGCTACTACAGGAAGATTCCAATGGTCTAAAGTTTGGTATTATGTTATAGCACAGATGATAGGCTGTTTTATAGGGGCTGCTATAGTATTTGCTGTTTATTATGGAAAGTGGATAGAAGTTGATCCTACATTTTCAAGCACTACAGGAGTATTTGCTACTTTTCCTGCAGTACCTGGATTTTGGCCTGGATTTATAGATCAAGTAGTAGGAACATTTCTTTTAGTATTTTTAATTCTTGCCACAGGAGATGCTAATAACACTCCGGCAGGCTCTAATTTAGGACCTATAGTAGTTGGTCTTATAATAGTTGCCATAGGTATGTCATTTGGTTTTATGCATGGTTATGCTATTAATCCTGCCCGTGATTTAGCACCTAGACTTTTTGCTGTTGTAGCAGGATTTAAAAATAACGGACTTACTGACGGAAGCAATATATGGATAGTTCCTGTTGTAGGGCCTATAGTAGGAGGAGTTTTAGGAGCTATTATATATGATTTTACTGTTGGAAAAGTATTTGCTAAGAAATAA
- the glpK gene encoding glycerol kinase GlpK, producing the protein MSKYVVAIDQGTTSSRAIVFDYDQNMISVAQKEFTQIYPHEGWVEHNAAEIWATQFGVLQEAIQIAGVKPEEIAAIGITNQRETTVVWDKNTGEPIYNAIVWQCRRTAPICDDLKKKGLDTYIRENTGLVVDAYFSGTKIKWILDNVPGAREKANKGDLLFGTIDTWLVWKLTGGKVHVTDYTNASRTMIYNIKELKWDENILRELDIPMSMLPEVKDSSCVYGYANINGKEVPISGIAGDQQSALFGQAGFNKGDTKNTYGTGSFILMNVGENFILSKNGLITTIGIGYNGKIEYALEGSVFIAGAVIQWVRDELRLLHDAKDTEYFATKVKDTNGVYLVPAFVGLGAPYWDMYARGCLVGITRGVNRSHIIRAAEEAIAYQSKDVIDAMVADSGVKLASLKVDGGACRDNFLMQFQADIINTKVLRPQITETTALGAAYLAGLAVGFWKDKDEIANRWKLEREFTPSISEEERNKKYMGWKKAVERSRGWAL; encoded by the coding sequence ATGTCAAAATATGTAGTTGCAATAGATCAAGGAACAACCAGCAGCAGAGCAATAGTATTTGATTATGATCAGAATATGATTTCAGTTGCTCAAAAAGAGTTTACACAGATTTATCCTCATGAAGGCTGGGTTGAACATAATGCTGCAGAAATTTGGGCTACTCAGTTCGGAGTTTTACAGGAAGCCATACAGATTGCAGGAGTTAAGCCCGAAGAGATAGCTGCTATTGGTATTACAAATCAAAGAGAAACTACTGTTGTATGGGATAAAAATACAGGCGAGCCTATTTATAATGCTATAGTTTGGCAATGCAGAAGAACTGCCCCTATTTGCGATGATTTAAAGAAAAAAGGACTTGATACTTATATAAGAGAAAATACTGGTTTAGTTGTTGATGCTTATTTTTCTGGTACTAAAATAAAATGGATACTTGATAATGTTCCGGGTGCTAGAGAAAAGGCTAATAAAGGCGATTTACTTTTCGGTACAATAGACACTTGGCTTGTATGGAAACTTACAGGCGGTAAAGTTCATGTTACTGACTATACTAATGCATCAAGGACTATGATTTATAATATCAAAGAACTCAAATGGGACGAAAATATTTTAAGAGAATTAGACATACCTATGAGTATGCTTCCAGAGGTAAAAGATTCTTCATGTGTTTATGGATACGCTAATATTAATGGTAAAGAGGTACCTATATCTGGAATAGCAGGAGACCAGCAGTCAGCATTATTTGGTCAGGCTGGATTTAATAAAGGCGACACAAAAAATACTTATGGTACTGGAAGTTTCATTCTTATGAATGTCGGAGAGAATTTTATATTAAGTAAAAACGGACTTATTACTACCATAGGTATAGGATATAACGGAAAAATAGAATATGCTTTGGAAGGTTCTGTATTTATAGCTGGTGCTGTTATACAATGGGTACGCGATGAATTAAGACTTCTTCATGATGCAAAAGACACTGAATATTTCGCTACTAAAGTAAAAGATACTAACGGAGTTTATTTAGTACCTGCATTTGTTGGGCTTGGTGCTCCTTATTGGGATATGTATGCAAGAGGCTGTTTAGTAGGTATTACAAGAGGAGTTAATAGAAGTCATATAATAAGAGCAGCAGAAGAGGCTATAGCTTATCAGAGTAAAGATGTTATTGACGCTATGGTTGCTGACAGCGGAGTAAAATTAGCTTCATTAAAAGTAGACGGAGGAGCCTGCCGTGATAATTTCTTAATGCAGTTTCAGGCTGATATTATTAATACAAAAGTTCTTCGTCCTCAAATTACTGAGACTACTGCTTTGGGTGCTGCTTATTTGGCCGGACTTGCTGTGGGATTCTGGAAGGATAAAGATGAGATAGCAAATAGATGGAAATTAGAGAGAGAGTTTACTCCTTCAATTTCTGAAGAAGAAAGAAATAAAAAATATATGGGCTGGAAAAAAGCTGTTGAGAGATCAAGAGGCTGGGCTTTATAA
- a CDS encoding NAD(P)/FAD-dependent oxidoreductase: MYDILIIGAGVSGTSSARELSRYKASICVVERGEDVCSGTSKSNSGIVHAGFDAANGSLMAKLNVLGNKMMPKIAEDLDVPFKQNGSLVVCTNEEDMPNLKTIYDRGIKNGVEGLQILNKEEVHKKEPNLNDNVCGALYAPTGGIVDPFILNIAYAENAYANGVEFKFYTEVINIKKLDDGTFEAETNNGVIKAKYIVNAAGVYADKFHNMMSKNKIHITPRRGDYILLDKEVDNLVTSTIFALPTKLGKGILVTPTAHGNIMLGPTAIDIEDKEGLNTTAEGLAQIIEKSKLTVKNIPYNKVITSFCGLRPHEDNHEFIIKELEDCEGFFDCAGIESPGLVSSPAIGVMVADIVSKKGNFEKKENFIEKRKGITHFNKLSNEEKNKLIKENPLYGHIICRCEKVTEGEIVEAIKSPIGAKSIDGVKRRVRAGLGRCQGGFCSPKIIEILARELNVSPLTITKCGKGSEIVIGYDKQ; the protein is encoded by the coding sequence ATGTATGATATATTAATTATTGGTGCTGGTGTGTCTGGTACTTCTTCAGCACGCGAACTTTCTAGGTATAAAGCTAGTATATGTGTTGTTGAAAGAGGCGAAGATGTTTGCTCAGGCACTTCAAAATCCAACAGCGGAATAGTGCATGCAGGGTTTGATGCGGCAAATGGTTCACTTATGGCAAAGTTAAATGTTCTTGGCAATAAGATGATGCCGAAAATAGCAGAAGACCTTGATGTGCCTTTTAAACAGAATGGTTCATTGGTGGTATGTACTAATGAAGAGGACATGCCTAATCTTAAAACTATATATGACAGAGGAATAAAAAACGGAGTTGAAGGACTTCAAATATTAAATAAAGAAGAAGTTCATAAAAAAGAGCCTAATCTAAACGATAATGTATGCGGTGCTTTGTATGCTCCTACTGGAGGTATAGTAGATCCATTCATTTTAAATATTGCTTATGCTGAAAATGCTTATGCTAATGGAGTTGAATTTAAATTTTATACTGAAGTTATAAATATCAAAAAACTTGATGACGGTACTTTTGAAGCAGAAACTAATAACGGAGTTATAAAAGCTAAATATATTGTTAATGCTGCCGGAGTTTATGCTGATAAGTTTCATAATATGATGAGCAAAAACAAAATACATATTACTCCAAGAAGAGGCGACTATATATTGCTTGACAAAGAAGTTGATAATTTAGTAACTTCTACAATATTTGCACTTCCTACAAAATTGGGTAAAGGTATATTAGTTACGCCCACAGCTCATGGCAATATAATGCTTGGACCTACTGCTATTGATATAGAAGATAAAGAGGGCTTAAATACCACAGCTGAAGGACTTGCTCAGATTATAGAAAAGTCAAAACTCACGGTAAAAAATATACCGTATAATAAGGTTATAACTTCATTCTGCGGGCTTCGTCCTCATGAAGATAATCATGAGTTTATCATAAAAGAGCTTGAAGACTGCGAAGGATTTTTCGACTGTGCTGGTATAGAATCCCCTGGTCTTGTTTCTTCTCCTGCTATTGGTGTAATGGTTGCCGATATTGTAAGCAAGAAAGGAAACTTCGAGAAAAAAGAAAACTTTATAGAAAAAAGAAAGGGAATAACTCATTTTAATAAACTTTCTAATGAAGAGAAAAATAAACTCATAAAAGAAAATCCTTTATACGGACATATAATCTGCAGATGTGAAAAGGTAACTGAGGGTGAGATTGTAGAAGCTATAAAAAGTCCTATAGGAGCTAAATCTATTGACGGAGTAAAAAGAAGAGTGCGTGCCGGGCTTGGAAGATGTCAGGGCGGTTTTTGTTCTCCTAAGATAATAGAGATATTAGCGAGAGAACTTAATGTTTCTCCTCTAACTATTACTAAATGCGGCAAAGGCTCTGAAATAGTTATTGGTTATGATAAGCAGTAG
- a CDS encoding NAD(P)/FAD-dependent oxidoreductase, with amino-acid sequence MQTYDVVVIGGGPAGLAAVISAKENGIDNLIMLERDDVLGGILNQCIHNGFGLHRFGEELTGPEYAYRFIEKVYDLNINYKLNTMVLDIVLNDSKEKIITYINKEEGLVQISSKALILAMGCRERSRGALNIPGFRPAGIFSAGAAQHLVNIEGYMPGKEVVILGSGDIGLIMARRMIFEGAKVKVVAEILPFSGGLKRNIVQCLDDFNIPLKLSHTVIDIKGKDRLEGVTIAKVDENMKPIKGTEEYYSCDTLLLSVGLIPENELSKEIGVEINPITSGAIVNESLETNIDGVFSCGNVLHVHDLVDFVSEEAETAGKSAAEYVLKNKRRDNTNSISLKGSNGVRYTVPSMINAHNVDDHVMVRFRVSAIFQNKFLNVYFDGERVIHKKHLIFAPGEMESVKLDKAMLSKEGIKNIEFKIEDN; translated from the coding sequence ATGCAAACTTATGATGTTGTTGTTATAGGCGGAGGTCCTGCTGGGCTTGCTGCTGTTATTTCTGCTAAAGAAAACGGAATAGATAATTTGATTATGTTGGAGCGTGATGATGTGCTTGGCGGCATACTCAATCAATGCATACATAATGGTTTCGGTCTTCATAGATTTGGCGAGGAGCTAACAGGTCCTGAGTACGCTTATAGATTTATAGAAAAAGTTTATGATTTAAATATTAATTATAAACTCAATACTATGGTGCTTGATATTGTGCTTAATGATAGTAAAGAAAAAATAATTACTTATATCAATAAAGAAGAAGGCTTGGTGCAGATTAGCTCTAAAGCTCTGATACTTGCTATGGGCTGCCGTGAGCGTTCAAGAGGGGCTTTGAATATACCGGGTTTCAGACCTGCCGGGATATTTTCTGCGGGTGCTGCTCAGCATTTAGTAAATATAGAAGGATATATGCCGGGCAAGGAAGTTGTTATACTTGGCTCTGGAGATATTGGTCTTATTATGGCTAGGAGAATGATTTTTGAGGGAGCTAAAGTTAAGGTTGTTGCCGAGATACTTCCATTTTCTGGAGGGCTTAAAAGAAATATAGTTCAGTGTTTGGACGATTTTAATATACCTCTTAAATTAAGTCATACAGTTATCGACATAAAAGGTAAAGACAGACTTGAAGGCGTTACAATAGCTAAAGTTGATGAGAATATGAAGCCTATTAAAGGTACTGAAGAATATTATTCATGCGATACTTTGCTTTTATCTGTTGGGCTTATACCAGAAAATGAGCTTTCAAAAGAGATTGGCGTTGAGATTAACCCTATAACCTCTGGTGCTATAGTTAATGAAAGTTTGGAGACTAATATTGACGGAGTATTCTCTTGCGGTAATGTTCTTCATGTTCATGACTTGGTAGATTTTGTTTCTGAAGAGGCTGAAACTGCTGGAAAAAGTGCTGCCGAGTATGTACTTAAAAACAAAAGAAGAGATAATACAAACTCTATTTCATTAAAAGGCTCTAATGGTGTGAGATATACTGTGCCTTCTATGATTAATGCTCACAATGTAGATGATCATGTGATGGTAAGGTTTAGAGTAAGTGCTATATTTCAAAACAAATTCTTAAATGTATATTTTGACGGCGAGAGAGTGATACATAAAAAGCATTTGATATTTGCTCCCGGTGAAATGGAGAGTGTAAAATTAGATAAGGCTATGCTTTCAAAAGAAGGTATTAAAAATATTGAGTTTAAGATAGAAGATAATTAA
- a CDS encoding arginase family protein yields the protein MSQTLRLVYPQWQGGIISHWIKELKPEDSSRGYYLGAKLLIILAPENNTHKTIEVPVSLNIEKREVKNGIMDYDYIVNQTNSALDILNKNNPDKIIVFGGECSVSAAPFTYLNKKYNNDIALIWIDAHPDITLPEDNTYAGYHAMAVSACMGKIEAINNLPSKISAENILFLGLRDWEREEIRIRQKEYGIKHLAPEEISKSSECIIKWLKECKASKVFIHFDLDVLDPNEIIAAVGVSPNGMKINEAVRVINDIAREKELVGLTIAEHMPRVEILMKNMMAELPLFN from the coding sequence ATGTCTCAAACTTTAAGGTTAGTTTATCCGCAGTGGCAGGGCGGTATAATATCGCATTGGATAAAGGAGTTAAAACCTGAAGATTCTTCAAGAGGCTATTATCTAGGAGCTAAACTTTTAATTATATTAGCACCAGAAAATAATACTCATAAAACTATAGAAGTTCCTGTTTCTCTTAATATAGAAAAAAGAGAAGTAAAAAATGGTATTATGGATTATGATTATATAGTAAATCAAACTAATAGTGCCTTAGATATACTAAATAAAAACAATCCTGATAAAATAATAGTTTTTGGAGGAGAATGTTCTGTAAGTGCTGCTCCTTTTACATATTTAAACAAAAAATATAATAATGATATAGCTTTAATATGGATAGACGCTCACCCTGATATAACTTTACCTGAAGACAATACTTATGCAGGATATCATGCTATGGCTGTAAGTGCCTGCATGGGTAAAATAGAGGCTATAAATAATCTTCCAAGTAAAATTTCAGCAGAAAATATTTTATTTTTAGGTCTTAGAGACTGGGAAAGAGAGGAGATAAGGATTCGTCAAAAAGAGTATGGCATAAAGCATTTGGCTCCTGAAGAGATTTCTAAGTCAAGCGAATGTATAATAAAATGGCTTAAAGAATGCAAGGCTAGTAAAGTATTCATACATTTTGATTTAGATGTTCTTGATCCTAATGAAATAATAGCGGCTGTCGGTGTTTCTCCAAATGGAATGAAAATTAATGAGGCTGTTAGGGTTATAAATGATATTGCAAGAGAGAAAGAATTAGTAGGGCTTACTATAGCCGAGCATATGCCAAGGGTAGAAATACTTATGAAAAATATGATGGCTGAGCTGCCTTTATTTAATTAG
- a CDS encoding DUF1667 domain-containing protein, translating into MEKKELTCICCPMGCALSVEMDGNQVTSVSGNTCKRGDTYARDEVVRPVRMVTSIVKIKNGKLKMLPVKTKEPIDKSRINECLEALKTVEVQAPIHIGDIVLHNAAGSDIVATRNIEAV; encoded by the coding sequence ATGGAAAAAAAAGAATTAACTTGTATATGCTGCCCTATGGGCTGTGCTTTGTCTGTGGAGATGGATGGAAATCAAGTTACAAGCGTAAGCGGTAATACCTGCAAAAGAGGAGACACTTATGCCAGAGATGAGGTTGTTCGTCCTGTGAGAATGGTTACTTCTATAGTAAAAATAAAAAACGGTAAATTAAAAATGCTTCCAGTAAAAACTAAAGAGCCTATAGACAAATCAAGAATTAATGAATGTTTAGAGGCTTTAAAAACTGTAGAAGTTCAGGCACCTATTCATATTGGAGATATTGTGCTTCATAATGCTGCTGGTTCGGACATAGTAGCTACTAGAAATATAGAAGCTGTTTAA
- a CDS encoding DUF4241 domain-containing protein, with protein sequence MDKNFKQQFDKVKHLLVPSFDLDKTFREKKFNDIELDILDIGEVNLKTGKIIACDPLAYMFENQVSPFIQTVNPDKYKVSLLIIKDEERISIAKISFSNNEPKRYELAVTGEEDLSEVEEGEFFGYPVDAGMGCFCDYEAAEKYFEYEDKLEKESNGDFDNRYDDLFADLLEDNAKNNPKYQSEYGDWLNWNIPESDSNIVLFTSGYGDGYYPSYFAYDENENICALYTIFIDLNDDDE encoded by the coding sequence ATGGATAAAAATTTTAAACAACAATTCGATAAAGTAAAACATCTTTTAGTACCTAGTTTTGATTTGGATAAGACTTTTAGAGAGAAAAAATTTAATGATATAGAACTTGATATATTAGATATAGGAGAAGTTAATTTAAAAACAGGAAAAATAATTGCATGCGATCCTTTAGCATATATGTTTGAGAATCAAGTATCTCCTTTTATTCAAACTGTAAATCCTGATAAATATAAAGTTTCACTTCTTATAATAAAAGATGAAGAGAGAATTTCTATAGCTAAAATTTCTTTCTCTAATAATGAACCTAAAAGATATGAACTTGCTGTTACAGGTGAAGAAGATTTGTCTGAAGTAGAAGAAGGTGAGTTTTTCGGATATCCTGTGGATGCTGGTATGGGCTGTTTTTGCGATTATGAGGCAGCTGAAAAATATTTTGAATATGAAGATAAACTAGAAAAAGAAAGTAATGGTGATTTTGACAACAGATATGATGATTTATTTGCTGATTTATTAGAAGATAATGCCAAAAATAATCCTAAGTATCAATCTGAATATGGTGATTGGCTTAATTGGAATATACCTGAAAGTGATTCTAATATAGTATTATTTACAAGCGGTTATGGTGATGGTTATTATCCTTCTTATTTTGCTTATGATGAAAATGAAAATATATGTGCTTTATATACCATATTTATAGATTTGAATGATGATGATGAATAA
- a CDS encoding MATE family efflux transporter, with protein MTDKKIELFENYPVHKALMTLALPTILGMLVNVFYNMVDTFFVGKTGDPNQVAAVSLCMPIYLLLMAFGNIFGIGGGSYISRKLGAKDYESVKKISSFAFYASIIVGFISMAVYLIFMKDILKISGASPNTYQFSKNYLIIVAFGAPFVVNQMAMGQIVRAEGSSKEAMIGMMIGTVVNIVLDPIMILYMNMGVAGAALATIIGNACSTVYYIYHILRKKSFLSIHVKDFSLHQDILINVFSIGIPVSINNILMSASNILINNLAAGYSDNVVAGLGVAQRIFTLVILVFIGLSQGLQPFVGYNFASKNYKRMNSAIKISCVVSVVIGCLLLGLSLIFGRWSVGVFINNEEVIDYGVKFLVASYAIAPIIGFQFVFMSTFQALGKSIPSLVLSLSRQGIAFIPTILIGTKLFGINGIIWSQPIADIVSVALATVMYIYIYKKMKRKALEEENNNSEPAYANV; from the coding sequence ATGACAGATAAAAAAATAGAATTGTTTGAAAATTATCCTGTACATAAAGCTCTAATGACGCTAGCACTTCCAACTATACTAGGAATGTTAGTCAATGTTTTTTATAATATGGTAGATACTTTTTTTGTAGGAAAAACAGGAGATCCTAATCAGGTAGCTGCAGTATCGCTTTGTATGCCTATATATTTGCTTCTTATGGCTTTTGGTAATATTTTCGGTATAGGAGGAGGTTCTTATATATCAAGAAAATTAGGTGCTAAAGATTATGAAAGTGTAAAAAAAATATCCTCTTTTGCTTTTTATGCGAGCATTATAGTAGGATTTATATCTATGGCTGTGTATCTAATCTTTATGAAAGACATACTAAAAATATCAGGAGCAAGTCCTAATACATATCAATTTTCTAAAAATTACTTGATAATAGTAGCATTTGGGGCTCCTTTTGTAGTAAATCAAATGGCTATGGGACAGATTGTTCGTGCTGAAGGATCTTCAAAAGAAGCTATGATTGGTATGATGATAGGTACTGTGGTTAATATAGTATTAGACCCTATCATGATACTTTATATGAATATGGGTGTTGCCGGTGCTGCTCTTGCAACAATAATAGGTAATGCCTGCTCTACTGTATACTACATATATCATATACTAAGAAAAAAATCTTTCTTATCAATACATGTTAAAGATTTTTCTTTGCATCAAGACATACTTATCAATGTATTTTCTATAGGAATACCTGTTTCTATAAACAACATACTTATGAGTGCTTCAAACATACTTATAAATAATTTAGCTGCAGGATACAGTGATAATGTAGTGGCAGGACTTGGAGTAGCTCAAAGAATATTTACACTTGTTATACTTGTATTTATAGGTCTTTCTCAAGGTCTTCAACCTTTTGTAGGATATAACTTCGCTTCTAAAAACTACAAGAGAATGAACTCTGCCATAAAAATATCATGTGTTGTAAGTGTAGTAATAGGATGCTTACTTTTAGGGCTATCATTAATATTTGGAAGATGGTCTGTAGGAGTATTTATTAACAATGAAGAAGTTATAGATTACGGAGTGAAATTTTTAGTAGCAAGTTATGCCATAGCCCCTATAATAGGCTTTCAATTTGTATTTATGTCTACATTCCAAGCATTAGGAAAATCTATACCTTCTTTAGTGCTTTCATTAAGCAGACAGGGTATAGCATTCATACCGACAATACTTATAGGTACTAAATTATTTGGTATAAATGGTATTATATGGTCTCAGCCTATAGCTGATATTGTAAGTGTGGCATTGGCTACAGTTATGTATATTTATATTTATAAGAAAATGAAAAGAAAAGCATTAGAAGAAGAAAATAATAATTCAGAGCCTGCTTATGCTAATGTATGA
- a CDS encoding CarD family transcriptional regulator, with product MYKLNTYVVYPMYGICKVMGISNNKVNSNLVECYVLECESENITLKVPINRVKEYRIRKIISKSEADNLLNILQTKPHDIENNWKIRYQENEEKLRSGDIKDTIEVARSLFTRNKLKELSASEKRLYEKAYMFIVNEISIALKKDRDEIEDIVSNALEKSAKKFKTKPLEKEKVVKEEKETAKNGKRKKKDISKE from the coding sequence ATGTATAAATTGAATACTTATGTTGTATACCCTATGTATGGTATATGTAAAGTTATGGGTATATCAAATAATAAAGTTAATTCTAATCTAGTAGAATGTTATGTTTTAGAATGCGAAAGTGAAAATATTACATTAAAAGTGCCTATAAATAGAGTTAAAGAATATCGTATACGAAAGATTATATCTAAATCAGAAGCTGATAATCTTTTAAATATATTGCAGACAAAACCTCATGATATAGAAAATAATTGGAAAATAAGATATCAGGAAAACGAGGAAAAACTTAGAAGTGGAGATATCAAAGATACGATAGAGGTTGCAAGGAGTTTATTTACAAGAAATAAGTTAAAAGAACTTTCTGCAAGTGAAAAGCGTTTATATGAAAAAGCATATATGTTTATAGTTAATGAAATTAGTATAGCTTTAAAAAAAGATAGAGATGAAATAGAAGATATAGTATCAAATGCTTTGGAAAAATCCGCAAAAAAATTCAAAACTAAGCCTTTAGAAAAAGAGAAGGTAGTTAAAGAAGAAAAAGAAACCGCTAAAAACGGAAAAAGAAAGAAAAAAGATATTTCTAAAGAATAA